One Panicum virgatum strain AP13 chromosome 9K, P.virgatum_v5, whole genome shotgun sequence genomic region harbors:
- the LOC120650890 gene encoding putative glycine-rich cell wall structural protein 1: MAGTKLVALGFIVLLSMGLAHAARVARYSSAGGTGTGEGGGGGYVSGAGSGSGSGAGAGESGSSGVHATAGGGGGGGGTSYNGGFGSGGGSGSGSGSSQYTQGSYYGYGGYSNAGGNGGGGGGGQAGGYYGSSGQGGGRGTGSGSSQAGTYWYGPSYANANANGNGEGKGTSQNGGSGGGQGGGTGYGNANP, encoded by the coding sequence ATGGCAGGCACTAAACTGGTAGCCTTAGGTTTCATTGTCCTCTTGAGCATGGGATTAGCTCATGCTGCAAGGGTGGCTAGGTACTCCAGTGCGGGAGGAACTGGTACGGgcgagggtggtggtggtggatatgtGAGTGGCGCTGGCTCTGGGTCCGGTAGTGGTGCTGGGGCAGGTGAGAGCGGTTCTAGTGGTGTGCACGCAACTgcaggaggtggaggcggaggtggtggtACTAGCTACAATGGCGGCTTTGGGTCTGGTGGTGGATCTGGCTCAGGTTCAGGCTCTAGCCAGTATACTCAAGGCTCATACTATGGGTATGGTGGGTATTCTAACGCTGGTGGcaatggaggtggtggtggcggaggaCAAGCAGGAGGTTACTATGGGTCTAGTGGCCAAGGTGGTGGCAGAGGAACCGGCTCTGGCTCTAGCCAAGCTGGAACATACTGGTATGGACCGAGTTATGCAAATGCTAATGCTAATGGCAACGGTGAAGGAAAAGGCACAAGTCAGAatggtggcagcggcggtggtcAAGGTGGTGGAACTGGCTATGGTAATGCAAACCCTTAG
- the LOC120647856 gene encoding basic proline-rich protein-like, translating to MRWSAPPPLGLNRPGLAPCRLILCCSGSSGSMASMSKLAVGMVLLAYLSPVRKSGRASGEGLERGGDVLGDGDDGLVHGDVAPPPWPSATAPPPGPSSAAPLPRPPAAAPPPRPSSTAPLLPGLATTAPWALTAHPPREAAAPLPHAPRAAAPTPLRHA from the coding sequence ATGCGttggtcagcgccgccgcccctcggcCTGAATCGCCCCGGCCTCGCGCCCTGCAGGTTGATCCTCTGCTGCTCCGGCAGCTCGGGGTCCATGGCCAGTATGAGCAAGCTGGCCGTGGGGATGGTCTTGCTGGCGTATCTCTCGCCGGTGAGAAAGAGCGGGCGGGCGAGTGGCGAAGGACTGGAGCGCGGCGGGGATgtgctcggcgacggcgacgacggatTGGTTCATGGAGATGTCGCGCCCCCTCCATGGCCATCCGCCACCGCGCCCCCGCCAGGGCCATCCTCCGCCGCACCCCTACCGAGGCCACCTGCAGCCGCGCCCCCGCCAAGGCCATCCTCCACCGCGCCCCTATTGCCAGGGCTAGCCACGACCGCGCCATGGGCACTCACCGCGCACCCGCCAAGGGAAGCCGCCGCGCCCCTACCCCATGCACCACGGGCAGCCGCCCCGACGCCCCTACGCCACGCCTAG